The following proteins are co-located in the Camarhynchus parvulus chromosome 19, STF_HiC, whole genome shotgun sequence genome:
- the SGSM2 gene encoding small G protein signaling modulator 2 isoform X4: MSCSADAVKDKLLWNVKKEVKQIMEEAVTRKFVHEDSSHIIALCGVVEACLLHMLKRRAAGFLRTDKVAALFTKVGKTCAIAGDVCKKVQELQQQVESRKNQPNGQEPLKRQGSTTSKTPVLTPQAIKHIWVRTALIEKVLDKIVQYIVDNCSKYYEKEALLADPVCGPILASLLVGPCALEYTKLKTADHYWTDPSADELVQRHRIHGAHGRQDSPSKRPALGIRKRHSSGSTSEDRFAASAREYVESLHQNSRTHLLYGKNNVLVQPKDDLEAIPGYLSLHQSADSLTLKWTPNQLMNGTLGDSELEKSVYWDYALIVPLSQIVCIHCHQQPESRWTLVLVSQDGTQRPPLHFPQGGHLLAFLSCLENGLLPRGQLEPPLWSQQGKGKVFPKLRKRNSNKSVDLEEMPAEDTSTDYVFRIIYPGHKHDNITINYHHLAASRSTSVDDDEEEEDKLHAMLSMICSRNLTAPNRMKDTSEMIEMQGFGANLLSWQLEHCSQGSSCISCSMGSSLYDIPSCCTCIHDRTPLKMLCESMKRQIISRAFYGWLAHCRHLSTVRTHLSALVNHSIVPPDRPACAAAGLTKELWSKYQKDRKNYKELELLRRVYYGGVQHEIRKEVWPFLLGHYKFGMAKKEMDQVDADIALRYQKVMAEWKACEVIVKQREKESHSATLAKFSSGSSIDSHVQRLIHRDSTISNDVFISVDETDSVEQDPRGQEEPALTAPPAAAEFDSPDSGLPSSRNYSVTSGVLSSIDDGQGGSFEDGPEEEGSAEGGRSGQRAQPGLLQPQDSVPEQQLGSQLGSQDCLVDVASVCAASYTIELLDTVALNLHRIDKDVQRCDRNYWYFTAENLEKLRNVMCSYVWEHLEVGYVQGMCDLLAPLMVILDNDQLAYSCFSHLMKRMSQNFPNGGAMDTHFANMRSLIQILDSELFELMHQNGDYTHFYFCYRWFLLDFKRALVEVYREIIRDNNMDFTDIIKFFNEMAEHHDAAEILRIARDLVYKVQTLIENK, translated from the exons GTGTGGTGGAGGCGTGCCTGCTGCACATGCTGAAGCGCAGGGCCGCCGGCTTCCTGCGCACCGACAAGGTGGCCGCGCTCTTCACCAAGGTGGGCAAGACCTGTGCCATAGCTGGGGACGTGTGCAAGaaggtgcaggagctgcagcagcaggtagAGAGCAG GAAAAATCAGCCAAACGGGCAGGAACCCCTCAAAAGGCAGGGATCAACCACAAGCAAAACGCCTGTCCTGACACCTCAGGCCATCAAGCACATCTGGGTTCGGACAGCCTTGATTGAGAAGGTGCTGGACAAGATTGTGCAGTACATTGTTGATAACTGCAG TAAATACTATGAAAAGGAAGCTTTACTGGCAGATCCTGTTTGTGGCCCAATACTGGCTTCTCTGCTAG TTGGACCGTGTGCTCTGGAGTACACCAAGCTGAAGACAGCTGACCACTACTGGACCGACCCTTCGGCCGACGAGCTGGTGCAGCGGCACCGCATCCACGGCGCGCACGGCCGCCAGGACTCGCCCTCCAAGCGCCCGGCCCTGGGA atcCGCAAGCGCCACTCCAGCGGCAGCACGTCGGAAGATCGCTTTGCTGCCTCGGCACGGGAGTACGTGGAGTCCCTGCACCAGAACTCCAGGACCCACCTTCTCTACGGCAAGAACAACGTCCTGGTGCAGCCG AAAGATGACTTGGAGGCAATTCCTGGATATCTGTCCCTTCATCAATCAGCAGATAGTTTGACATTGAAATGGACACCAAACCAGTTGATGAATGGAACCCTTGGAGATTCAGAACTGGAGAAAAG tGTATACTGGGACTACGCATTGATTGTGCCACTGAGCCAGATTGTCTGCATCCACTGCCACCAGCAAC cagaaagcagatgGACATTGGTGCTGGTGAGCCAGGATGGGACCCAGAGGCCTCCACTGCACTTCCCCCAGGGAGGGCACCTGCTCGCcttcctgtcctgcctggagAACGGGCTCCTGCCCCGGGGCCAGCTGGAGCCCCCGCTCTGGTCCCAGCAGGGCAAG GGCAAGGTGTTTCCAAAGCTTCGAAAACGGAACAGCAACAAATCAGTGGACCTGGAGGAGATGCCAGCTGAGGACACATCCACAGATTATGTCTTCAGAATTATTTATCCTGGACACAAGCACGATAACA TAACTATTAACTACCACCACTTAGCTGCCAGCCGCTCTACCTCTGTTGAcgatgatgaggaggaggaagataaGCTACACGCAATGCTATCAATGATCTGCTCTCGGAACCTCACAGCTCCTAATAGGATGAAAG ACACCAGTGAGATGATAGAGATGCAAGGCTTTGGGGCAAACCTGCTGTCGtggcagctggagcactgcagccagggctcctcCTGTATCTCCTGTTCCATGGGCAGCTCTCTCTACGacattcccagctgctgcacctgCATCCACGACAG AACTCCCCTAAAGATGTTGTGTGAAAGCATGAAGAGGCAGATCATTTCCAGAGCCTTTTATGGAT ggctggcGCACTGCCGGCACCTGTCCACGGTGCGCACGCACCTCTCGGCGCTCGTCAACCACAGCATCGTGCCCCCCGACCGCCCCGCCTGCGCCGCCGCCGGCCTCACCAAGGAGCTCTGGAGCAAGTACCAGAAGGACAGGAAG AACTACAAGGAACTGGAATTACTAAGAAGAGTCTATTATGGTGGGGTCCAGCATGAGATTCGGAAGGAAGTGTGGCCATTCTTGTTAGGTCACTACAAATTTGGCATGGCCAAGAAGGAGATGGACCAG GTGGACGCAGACATTGCTCTGAGGTACCAGAAGGTGATGGCTGAGTGGAAGGCCTGCGAGGTCATAGTGAAGCAGCGAGAGAAGGAGTCACACTCAGCCACGCTGGCCAAGTTTTCATCGGGCAGCAGCATTGACAGCCACGTCCAGAGGCTCATCCACAGGGACTCCACCATCAGCAATGAT GTGTTTATTTCTGTGGATGAAACAGACTCGGTGGAGCAGGACCccagggggcaggaggagcccgCGCTGACGGcgccgcccgcggccgccgAGTTCGACTCGCCCGACTCGGGGCTGCCCTCGTCCCGCAACTACTCGGTGACCTCGGGCGTCCTGTCCAGCATCGACGACGGCCAGGGCGGCTCCTTCGAGGATGGGCCCGAGGAAGAGGGCAGCGCCGAGGGGGGAAGGAGCGGGCAGAGGGCCCAgccggggctgctgcagccgcAGGActctgtcccagagcagcagctgggctcccagctgggctcccagGACTGTTTGGTGGATGTCGCCTCGGTCTGCGCTGCGTCCTACACA ATAGAGTTATTGGACACTGTTGCCTTAAATTTGCACAGAATTGATAAAGATGTCCAGAGATGTGACCGGAATTACTGGTATTTCACTGCTGAGAACCTGGAGAAGCTCCGAAATGTCATGTGCAG CTATGTCTGGGAGCACCTAGAAGTTGGTTATGTCCAAGGCATGTGTGACCTCCTGGCTCCTTTGATGGTTATTCTTGACAATG ATCAGCTGGCCTACAGCTGCTTCAGCCACTTGATGAAGAGGATGAGCCAGAACTTCCCCAACGGAGGTGCTATGGACACACACTTTGCCAACATGCGGTCCCTCATCCAG ATTCTGGACTCAGAACTTTTTGAATTGATGCACCAGAATGGAGATTACACTCATTTTTACTTCTGCTATCGCTGGTTCCTGCTTGACTTTAAAAGAG
- the SGSM2 gene encoding small G protein signaling modulator 2 isoform X7, with amino-acid sequence MWKNQPNGQEPLKRQGSTTSKTPVLTPQAIKHIWVRTALIEKVLDKIVQYIVDNCSKYYEKEALLADPVCGPILASLLVGPCALEYTKLKTADHYWTDPSADELVQRHRIHGAHGRQDSPSKRPALGIRKRHSSGSTSEDRFAASAREYVESLHQNSRTHLLYGKNNVLVQPKDDLEAIPGYLSLHQSADSLTLKWTPNQLMNGTLGDSELEKSVYWDYALIVPLSQIVCIHCHQQPESRWTLVLVSQDGTQRPPLHFPQGGHLLAFLSCLENGLLPRGQLEPPLWSQQGKGKVFPKLRKRNSNKSVDLEEMPAEDTSTDYVFRIIYPGHKHDNITINYHHLAASRSTSVDDDEEEEDKLHAMLSMICSRNLTAPNRMKDTSEMIEMQGFGANLLSWQLEHCSQGSSCISCSMGSSLYDIPSCCTCIHDRTPLKMLCESMKRQIISRAFYGWLAHCRHLSTVRTHLSALVNHSIVPPDRPACAAAGLTKELWSKYQKDRKNYKELELLRRVYYGGVQHEIRKEVWPFLLGHYKFGMAKKEMDQVDADIALRYQKVMAEWKACEVIVKQREKESHSATLAKFSSGSSIDSHVQRLIHRDSTISNDVFISVDETDSVEQDPRGQEEPALTAPPAAAEFDSPDSGLPSSRNYSVTSGVLSSIDDGQGGSFEDGPEEEGSAEGGRSGQRAQPGLLQPQDSVPEQQLGSQLGSQDCLVDVASVCAASYTIELLDTVALNLHRIDKDVQRCDRNYWYFTAENLEKLRNVMCSYVWEHLEVGYVQGMCDLLAPLMVILDNDQLAYSCFSHLMKRMSQNFPNGGAMDTHFANMRSLIQILDSELFELMHQNGDYTHFYFCYRWFLLDFKRELLYEDVFTVWEVIWAAKHISSEHFVLFIALALVEVYREIIRDNNMDFTDIIKFFNEMAEHHDAAEILRIARDLVYKVQTLIENK; translated from the exons GAAAAATCAGCCAAACGGGCAGGAACCCCTCAAAAGGCAGGGATCAACCACAAGCAAAACGCCTGTCCTGACACCTCAGGCCATCAAGCACATCTGGGTTCGGACAGCCTTGATTGAGAAGGTGCTGGACAAGATTGTGCAGTACATTGTTGATAACTGCAG TAAATACTATGAAAAGGAAGCTTTACTGGCAGATCCTGTTTGTGGCCCAATACTGGCTTCTCTGCTAG TTGGACCGTGTGCTCTGGAGTACACCAAGCTGAAGACAGCTGACCACTACTGGACCGACCCTTCGGCCGACGAGCTGGTGCAGCGGCACCGCATCCACGGCGCGCACGGCCGCCAGGACTCGCCCTCCAAGCGCCCGGCCCTGGGA atcCGCAAGCGCCACTCCAGCGGCAGCACGTCGGAAGATCGCTTTGCTGCCTCGGCACGGGAGTACGTGGAGTCCCTGCACCAGAACTCCAGGACCCACCTTCTCTACGGCAAGAACAACGTCCTGGTGCAGCCG AAAGATGACTTGGAGGCAATTCCTGGATATCTGTCCCTTCATCAATCAGCAGATAGTTTGACATTGAAATGGACACCAAACCAGTTGATGAATGGAACCCTTGGAGATTCAGAACTGGAGAAAAG tGTATACTGGGACTACGCATTGATTGTGCCACTGAGCCAGATTGTCTGCATCCACTGCCACCAGCAAC cagaaagcagatgGACATTGGTGCTGGTGAGCCAGGATGGGACCCAGAGGCCTCCACTGCACTTCCCCCAGGGAGGGCACCTGCTCGCcttcctgtcctgcctggagAACGGGCTCCTGCCCCGGGGCCAGCTGGAGCCCCCGCTCTGGTCCCAGCAGGGCAAG GGCAAGGTGTTTCCAAAGCTTCGAAAACGGAACAGCAACAAATCAGTGGACCTGGAGGAGATGCCAGCTGAGGACACATCCACAGATTATGTCTTCAGAATTATTTATCCTGGACACAAGCACGATAACA TAACTATTAACTACCACCACTTAGCTGCCAGCCGCTCTACCTCTGTTGAcgatgatgaggaggaggaagataaGCTACACGCAATGCTATCAATGATCTGCTCTCGGAACCTCACAGCTCCTAATAGGATGAAAG ACACCAGTGAGATGATAGAGATGCAAGGCTTTGGGGCAAACCTGCTGTCGtggcagctggagcactgcagccagggctcctcCTGTATCTCCTGTTCCATGGGCAGCTCTCTCTACGacattcccagctgctgcacctgCATCCACGACAG AACTCCCCTAAAGATGTTGTGTGAAAGCATGAAGAGGCAGATCATTTCCAGAGCCTTTTATGGAT ggctggcGCACTGCCGGCACCTGTCCACGGTGCGCACGCACCTCTCGGCGCTCGTCAACCACAGCATCGTGCCCCCCGACCGCCCCGCCTGCGCCGCCGCCGGCCTCACCAAGGAGCTCTGGAGCAAGTACCAGAAGGACAGGAAG AACTACAAGGAACTGGAATTACTAAGAAGAGTCTATTATGGTGGGGTCCAGCATGAGATTCGGAAGGAAGTGTGGCCATTCTTGTTAGGTCACTACAAATTTGGCATGGCCAAGAAGGAGATGGACCAG GTGGACGCAGACATTGCTCTGAGGTACCAGAAGGTGATGGCTGAGTGGAAGGCCTGCGAGGTCATAGTGAAGCAGCGAGAGAAGGAGTCACACTCAGCCACGCTGGCCAAGTTTTCATCGGGCAGCAGCATTGACAGCCACGTCCAGAGGCTCATCCACAGGGACTCCACCATCAGCAATGAT GTGTTTATTTCTGTGGATGAAACAGACTCGGTGGAGCAGGACCccagggggcaggaggagcccgCGCTGACGGcgccgcccgcggccgccgAGTTCGACTCGCCCGACTCGGGGCTGCCCTCGTCCCGCAACTACTCGGTGACCTCGGGCGTCCTGTCCAGCATCGACGACGGCCAGGGCGGCTCCTTCGAGGATGGGCCCGAGGAAGAGGGCAGCGCCGAGGGGGGAAGGAGCGGGCAGAGGGCCCAgccggggctgctgcagccgcAGGActctgtcccagagcagcagctgggctcccagctgggctcccagGACTGTTTGGTGGATGTCGCCTCGGTCTGCGCTGCGTCCTACACA ATAGAGTTATTGGACACTGTTGCCTTAAATTTGCACAGAATTGATAAAGATGTCCAGAGATGTGACCGGAATTACTGGTATTTCACTGCTGAGAACCTGGAGAAGCTCCGAAATGTCATGTGCAG CTATGTCTGGGAGCACCTAGAAGTTGGTTATGTCCAAGGCATGTGTGACCTCCTGGCTCCTTTGATGGTTATTCTTGACAATG ATCAGCTGGCCTACAGCTGCTTCAGCCACTTGATGAAGAGGATGAGCCAGAACTTCCCCAACGGAGGTGCTATGGACACACACTTTGCCAACATGCGGTCCCTCATCCAG ATTCTGGACTCAGAACTTTTTGAATTGATGCACCAGAATGGAGATTACACTCATTTTTACTTCTGCTATCGCTGGTTCCTGCTTGACTTTAAAAGAG